From a single Apium graveolens cultivar Ventura chromosome 2, ASM990537v1, whole genome shotgun sequence genomic region:
- the LOC141694003 gene encoding uncharacterized protein LOC141694003 codes for MERYFKLVRLGDGQKTIYSPYLLKGEAIYLWDSVKALEEVQPVTWTRFKELFLEKYYSRYMQKQMDMKFLELKQGSMTVLEYEKKFIELSRFVTKYVDVDEEKARRFQQGLEYWIRDRMSMFEIGTYDGVVQKAALIESNGAQSRKERYNKKMKVFHQRERSESGYPQDRNMKGIGSKKDGMCRRNWK; via the coding sequence ATGGAGAGATATTTCAAATTGGTTCGACTGGGGGACGGACAAAAGACCATATATTCCCCATATCTCCTAAAAGGGGAAGCGATTTATTTGTGGGATTCAGTCAAAGCTTTGGAAGAAGTTCAACCAGTTACTTGGACtaggtttaaggaattatttttggaaaaatattacAGCCGGTATATGCAGAAGCAGATGGATATGAAATTcttggaattgaaacaaggaaGTATGACAGtcttggaatatgagaagaagtttataGAATTGTCAAGATTTGTGACCAAGTACgtggatgttgatgaagagaagGCTCGGAGATTTCAACAAGGGCTCGAATATTGGATTCGAGATAGAATGTCGATGTTTGAGATTGGTACCTATGACGGGGTAGTTCAGAAAGCGGCATTGATTGAAAGTAATGGAGCACAATCCAGAAAGGAAAGATATAATAAGAAGATGAAAGTGTTTCATCAGAGGGAGAGGTCAGAATCAGGATATCCGCAAGATAGAAATATGAAGGGAATTGGATCTAAAAAGGATGGAATGTGCAGAAGAAATTGGAAGTGA